The Hevea brasiliensis isolate MT/VB/25A 57/8 chromosome 9, ASM3005281v1, whole genome shotgun sequence nucleotide sequence TTATAACTTAAGCTATAATAgaccaaatatatgtaagaaaaatctaaaatatatatatatttcaaaaaagaaattatcaaaatttaaattcataatcttttatattataacaCAAGACGAGCATTTGATTATTAGATTTTTGTGGATTTAAGCCAATAGATACAAAATGCAATCACCATAGCCTAGTGGATGTTATAAGGAGTTGAAGGTCTCGTGAGATGGTCACAATAATTGATCTCATTAATGTAGCAATTATATATAAGAggaatatttttaaaatacaatAGTTATATAAGAGTTTCTGTTATTTGTAATGTCCAATGAAATAAGTAACTAACTTTCTACTGCCACTTTGccaaataaaacaaaattaaggTATTGACATGATAAAATTATCTGCAAAATATTACCTTTCATTttgatatattattattattattattattattattattattattattattattattatactatttatattttttatttttatagtaaAAACACAATTGCAGTAAAATATTTAAGCTAAATTGAAATAAATAGATATAAAGTTAATAGTTattgattataaaaataaattagtatatatatatatatatataatttaaagatGTAAATATAAGTTACTTATGAGaactcaaaattttcaagttttaatttgggatttaaataaaattatctaaatttttttaatggTGATATCAACTGGAATAAATAAGAAAGGttaaaagaagataaaattaGCAAATTATAAAATGACGTCGAATGGGCATAGGAAATCCGCGAAATGTTGGTGGCCCATGTCCCGCTTTCAAGAAACTACACCGTATTATTGCCCGACTTCAGTACCTCCTCATATAGGCATGTGAACTGTAACGATTTCGTCTATTCTCTTCCTTCAACTAGGGTTAGGTTTCCCAAATTGGACATTTCTCCTCTTATTGGATCGTTAATTGCTTCAAAAATAAGATAATCTTGTAGAAAATGAAGAATCGGAGCTCAAAAGAAGGTGAGGAAAAGAATGAGAAGATCAGCAGCCCAAATTCTATCGGCATGAAAAggaagaagaacatgatgagatTGGGAGGTCCCGGTCTGTCCCTTGAAGCTTTCGCTAATGCCAAATCCACCAGCAATCAATACAACCCTGCTTTAATAAGTATATTATTTTCTCCCCTGTACTTTGTTCTTCCTTTAGTTTTTCTTGACTTTCAGGCTATTGTGTATTTTCAATCTAGTCTTtctgttttttcctttttttttttttaatcagtgGTGCGTTTAGGGGGATTGGAAATATTGGTTTGAGCTCCAAATTTAGTAGGTTTGTTTGTATAGCATGAGGAAGGCTGATACTGTGAAGCCTAAGCAGCTTAGTAGgcctataaaattaaaatttggctTCTAGTCTGGCTCTGAATTCGATATAGTgatattctctttttttttttcgtgtgtgtgtgtgtcttttGGGGGGTGGGGTGGGGGATATTTTGCTGTTGATTGCTTTAGTATTGTTTTCAATCTGTGAGGCTGTGAAACGTATGCTTGATTTTGACCTTTTGGGTGAGTTGAAATATTTCAATTCTAGTTGGTTCTGCAATTGAGCTTTTGATGTTCcccttaaatataataaaaagaatagCTTTAGAAAGTGCAGATTTTCTTGAATGGACTGTAAACATGGTTTCTGTGCTATTTATCTTCTTACAACATAAATTTTGTTTCTGGTTTTTGCATTGGCGCATCTTCCAGGTGATACATTTGTGTAGACTTAAAAGGTTTAGAAATCATGTTATCTTGAAAAATGAAAGGTCAAATAGAAGCAGAGCTAAAGTAGCTTCTTAGACTAATTTCTTAGCGTGTGATGGAGATCTTAGTTTATGCCCTCCAATAGTAATGATGGAGTGTTGTATTAACCATCAGTTCTGCATTTTTAATGAAAGAAGGATAAGTAGTATCTCTAAATGCTtttgctttctttttctttccacgaGTCTAATAACCAATCCTCCCACCCCCTTTATGAACCAAGAATTTGCCAAATTTAAGGGGATTCAAGttttgtattttgtttattttgtaTGTATTACACAGATATAGCTTTTCCATTgaaaattttctctatttttgcCATCAGAGAAGCAAAGAGAGTTCTATAAGAATGCAAAGTATGTGAGAATGTTTAAGAAAAAGCTAAAGCAACAAAATCAGCCGGATGATCACTCTTCAGTTGTCAAACCTATGGAGGTATGGAATTATCTTGAccatatcatctcaaaatatcagTTACCGTTTTCATAATGCCTTTATCACTCTAAGGAATTCGGCTTTAGAATGTCAGTAGGGAAACTGTGTTGTGCTTGAAATATGATGACAAAGGATTTGGATTTTTGTCGAAGAGGCATAGATCTTGGTTGGGATTCCAAGTTGAAACACATAGTAATATTAGCTCTTTTTGTTGTTAATTTAATATAGTCAAATTGTTGGTTTGTAATATTATGGGTTTTTGAATTAAATTAGCTCCaaatcttaaattaaatttttggattccAAATGCACTCAAGATTTATATGCATGCAAAATTTGAACCGATTCATTTACGGCTTCAAGTGTGATTACAGGATAAGAATGAAAGTGGAGAAAGTAGTAaaatgatgaagaagaagaagaacaagaagaatGGTTCCTACAGTTTGAGAGAAATGTATGAGAAGCAGCACAAAGAGAAAGAGGAAGCAAGAATTGAGAGGGAGGCTATTATTAAAGCAAAGAAGGAAGAAAGAGGTAAGGCTTTAGCTCATAGAAAAGCTGAAAGAGGGAAGATGTATAAAAAGACCCGGCATGGTCAGCCTGTTATGAAGTATAGAATTGAGCATCTCTTGCAGACCATTCAAGGTTCAAACTAAATTTGGTTAACCCTTCAGAACCAAGCATGTTTCTCAGTCATGCCTTGGCCACTTGCATGCCTAACAAAAGCCATCGGCTGGTGGAGTTTCTAAATGTTGTGTTGTTATTGCTTGAAAGCTGATGGAAAAGTTGAGTTGCTGTTGAACATCAGTTTTCAAGAGATTTTGACAGTCCAAAGGAAAAACAATTTTGATGTGGTGCTGGAGACATTTTGATTCCATTGTAATTATTTGTCAAATCTGGCTAATTTAGTCTTTGTGCTCATTTCTACAAGGACTGCTATCATATGGTTTATATATCTACGAATTTGTATTAGAAGTTAGTTTTCTCTTATGAGCAGATAGAAATCATGAAAGCCATTCGTAGATCAATCCACACAGATAGACAAAAAGAAAGAGGAAGACAAGAGTGTGCATTATATCACAGGACACGGCGACACAATGTAGCAAATCCCCTCTCTCCTATATATTCATTAAAATTCTTGATAGAAAGCATAGTGGCCGCCTTAAACAAGACAAAGCAACTTTAGGTGACTGGACGGAACACTAAACGACGCCGTGGCGGTAGGAAACAGGTGATCATGACTGTGAAAGTAATGATGACTCCCTTCAAATTCAAACCACCGCTGCCTGCACAAAATTGAGAGCGAATGAGACGTTGCAGTGACTGaagcctcttttttttttatctttttttttttttttggaaaactgGTCTATCATTCATCAGAAAAAGAGTACAAGCGATCAGTGGCTAACAATGATAAAGAGCTTAGATGGTGGATTTGAAACCCAACCATTTATAAGGGTGCCTTTTCTAACACTAGATGCTACCCAATCTGCACACCTATTAGCAGATCTAGGGGAAAACTAACAAAAAAAAATGCTTGATTACACAACTTATTcttgacatcatgaatgatagtTTCCAATTTCCATGGGATGGGAGTTAGAGGATCAGATAGAATACGGACAATCTACAAAGTATCCAATTCTAAGATGCATGGATAGAAACCCTTATCATTAGCAAAATTTGTTGCAACTTTGAGGGCAGGACCTTCAGCTTCCAAGGGGGAGAGACAAGAGAATGCTGCTTCACACCCATCAACAAGGTGATCAAATTCATTTCTCACAATAATTCGATATCCGCCCTTACCAGATTCATACTCAAAAGATGCATCTATATTGAGTTTGACAGATTTCCTAGGGGAAGGGATCTATCTCAGTGAAACTTGTTGATTGGCAAGAATCATAAAAGGCGAAGAATGATGTTGTGAATGAGTTGAAGAGATGGATTGCACTTTCTCAATCTCATTCTGGGCCTCCTTTATAGTTCTGAATGGGTTAGGCTCGATATTATTGAAGATGATAGTGTTTTTAGCTTTCCAAATGTGCCAACAAATTAAACCAGCTAGGCACAATTCTAATTTATTATGAGATCTTACCACAACAGTCTGAGAACAGTCCAAAACATTCCTCTCGAGGGGAAAaacctgtcacgacccaacctatgagtcggaccggcactaggacttaggCCAACCTAAAGCCTttgaggctcgtagtaagcctaactattccttaacccaatcctaaggcccatgttgagcccaatttcaagaaattaatcgGATAGAgtctgaccataatatggaccatccaacggggagtttttgactcactcgacctgtaagcacaatatatacataataatttggggagctcagctcaccttccACATACTTATAACAATACTATTTcaaatggaagctcagctccctcattcaacCCAATAATCATCCATGCATACTCATATATTATGCTTACAATTCCAATTAATACATACATAACATATCCAAATGAATAcatcactaataataataatacatgcggagttctagaacaAAGTAAAGgaacaaaatataattaaatgtcGATAGTAGACTTGCGAAGAAGAGAGCAAGTTAAACTTAATAAAAGACCTCCTATAtcctggaaaaataggtgaacaggaatgagcattcgactcagagagtaaaataccgatttgaagtacaatttttataactttctaaaactaatgcatcctaaagagtggaatacAACACAttcatagttttcatacaaatcatattgtaaacaataaaaaagtaatttggagtactcacacacccacataatattcaaacagtacatatatgggagttgatcccctatacagccctcttaatccaacctctgccagcgagtacatctcaagtcggactttctcttaatagttTAAAtgcggggccagcgagatcatctcgagccgtgcctacccgacttatccataaaaggatcggGTCTCAGTGAGTCAAGCTCTAGCCGCGTCTACCCGCTCTGTCCATATCCGAtatcacacaccacacgcacaccaacacacgcacattgctccaaattaccataaaacaatatccataatatttcatcaaataaagatgcaatataaaatgtgtctAGTATTTAACTTCTatggatatatatttataagtgatgcgtgggcatgcctgaacatataataatattgaaattataattaaaatcaatattttgctCACAGACGTAAACTGAGGTCAATGTGGTGGCTGGAAGGAGGtgaaaggctgtcccggctcacctgataattatattacaattatttaatataattgacttaaTACAAGTTTAAAAAGAACCAAAGACACCCTATGTTGTGTTGAAAATTCAACAGAGTTTTCcttatacctagaacctacccaacctacaaaatagTTCAAATCATACTTCTAAAGCCACACATCATCTCAACAAcaacacatggcccctcctgggccctccaacttaggcaaatctcacataatctaataattcaattataaggtttaaatcagatattttgcaaaagtcattctagctagttctaaaaattctaaaaattctagctagcaatattatagagctaacgcaaaaggaattataattttttagttactcacgaatattttatgaaattttattctaaacccagcactacaaaattgaagaaactcggagtttaagtttacctatgccaattctgactgtTGGAATGCTTTCGAGAGgtttgaaaatggtggggtagcctataactttaacccGATTCCAAAGTCATTCCAA carries:
- the LOC110643515 gene encoding uncharacterized protein LOC110643515, with protein sequence MKNRSSKEGEEKNEKISSPNSIGMKRKKNMMRLGGPGLSLEAFANAKSTSNQYNPALIKKQREFYKNAKYVRMFKKKLKQQNQPDDHSSVVKPMEDKNESGESSKMMKKKKNKKNGSYSLREMYEKQHKEKEEARIEREAIIKAKKEERGKALAHRKAERGKMYKKTRHGQPVMKYRIEHLLQTIQGSN